One genomic segment of Hemibagrus wyckioides isolate EC202008001 linkage group LG08, SWU_Hwy_1.0, whole genome shotgun sequence includes these proteins:
- the cart2 gene encoding cocaine- and amphetamine-regulated transcript 2, with translation MESSSIAARALLLLLLLVLRSCARAENEDTEVDLDTRAIRDFYPKDPNLTSEKQLLGALHEVLEKLQMKRIPPWEKKFGQVPMCDVGEQCAIRKGSRIGKMCDCPRGAFCNFFLLKCL, from the exons ATGGAGAGCTCGAGCATCGCCGCGCGCGCtttgctgctactgctgctgttagTGCTGCGGAGTTGTGCGCGAGCGGAGAACGAGGACACCGAAGTGGACCTGGACACAAGAGCCATCCGAGACTTCTATCCAAAAGACCCCAATCTGACCAGCGAAAAACAGCTG cttGGGGCTCTCCATGAAGTTCTGGAAAAGCTTCAGATGAAAAGAATTCCGCCTTGGGAAAAGAAATTTGGACAGGTTCCTATG TGCGACGTTGGCGAGCAGTGCGCAATACGCAAAGGCTCAAGAATCGGTAAAATGTGCGACTGCCCACGGGGAGCCTTCTGCAACTTTTTCCTTCTGAAATGTCTGTGA